CAACAGAGAGGGTTGAACCTAGACCAAAGCCTCCCAGGGCCTGCCCAAAAATCAGGGTTCTCACTGTCTTTCTTTGAAGACGTTCTAGGTCGAGCTGATTATTTGGAGCCACTCCAACAATCTAGTGCTCCGCTAAACTTTGCTTAGTCACCACACCCGAGGAGAATCATGACTCCGAAGCCCCTCACGCTTGCTGAGAAACTCTGGAATGACCACCTGGTGGTCAAGGGTGAAAACGGCGCTCCAGACCTTCTCTACATTGATCTCCATCTAATTCACGAGGTAACCAGCCCGCAAGCGTTCGATGGCCTGCGATTGGCAGGACGAGACATCAGACGCAAAGACCTCACCATCGCCACCGAGGATCACAACACTCCAACCCTCGACATTCACCTTCCTATCGCCGAGCCAACCTCGCGCGCTCAAGTTCAGGCCCTGCGCGATAACACCAAAGAGTTCGGGGTTCGAATCCACTCGCTTGGAGACAAGAACCAGGGCATCGTTCACGTTGTCGGTCCGCAGCTTGGTCTGACCATGCCAGGGCTAACAATTGTGTGCGGTGACTCCCACACCTCGACCCACGGTGCCTTTGGTTCCCTTGCAATGGGGATCGGAACCAGTGAGGTTGAGCACGTACTCGCTACCCAAACTTTGCCGCTGAAGCCTTTCAAAACGATGGCCATCAACGTTGAGGGAACTCTTCGCCCCGGGGTATCCGCCAAAGACATCATCCTTGCGGTAATCGCCAAGATTTCAACCGGTGGCGGTCAGGGCTACGTTTTGGAATACCGTGGCAGTGCGATTCGATCCCTTTCGATGGAGGGCAGAATGACTATCTGCAACATGTCTATCGAGGCCGGCGCTCGCGCCGGAATGGTTGCCCCAGATGAGATCACATTTGAATACCTGAAGGGTCGTCCGCACGCCCCAGAGGGTGAGGACTGGGATAAGGCAGTCGAGTACTGGAAGACCCTGAAGACCGACGAGGGTGCAGTGTTCGACGCCGAGGTATTCATCGATGCCAACACCCTTGACCCGTTTGTCACTTGGGGCACTAACCCGGGTCAGGGCGTTTCACTGTTGGACACCGTTCCTAATCCGAGCGAGATCGAAGATCCAAACGAGCGTGCTGCTGCCGAGCGTGCGCTGGAATACATGAATCTCCAGCCTGGCACCAAGATGAAAGACATCGCGGTGAACACTGTCTTCCTGGGCTCCTGCACCAATGCTCGAATCGAAGACCTGCGTGCAGCAGCAGAAATCATCAAGGGTCGCAAGAAGGCCGATGGGGTCCGCATGATGGTTGTGCCAGGATCTCAAAAGGTGAGACTGCAGGCCGAGGAAGAGGGCCTGGACAAGGTCTTCAAGGAGTTCGGAGCGGAGTGGCGGTTCGCCGGTTGCTCAATGTGTTTGGGTATGAACCCCGATCAACTTGCTCCAGGTGAGCGAGCAGCTTCTACCTCGAACCGAAACTTTGAGGGTCGTCAGGGTAAGGGTGCTCGCACTCACCTGGTATCACCGGTGGTGGCAGCTGCGACTGCCGTGCGCGGCACCCTGTCCGCTCCGGCAGATTTGGAGAACTAAATGGAGAAGATCTCTACCTTCGAAGGTGTTGCCGCACCCCTAAAGCGAAGCAACGTCGACACCGATCAAATCATCCCTGCGGTCTACCTCAAGCGCATCACCAAGACGGGCTTTGAGGACGGTCTTTTCGCTAACTGGCGTCAGCAGGATCCTGAGTTCGTGCTGAACCAGCCGACTTATCAAAACGCGCAGATTTTGATTGCGGGTCCAGATTTCGGAACTGGTTCCTCACGAGAGCACGCCGTATGGGCTCTGCGTGACTTTGGTTTCAAGGCGGTTTTCAGCTCCAAGTTTGCAGACATCTTCCGCGGCAACTCTGGAAAACAGGGTTTGGTGACCGGTGTCATCACCGATGAGGAAACCGAGGCGATCTGGTCTGTATTGGAGTCGAATCCTGGGATTTCGGCAAAGGTTGATTTGCCAGCTCAGACCCTGAGCGTGGGCGAAATAACGGTCAAATTCGACATCGACGAATACACTAAGTGGCGTCTTATGGAGGGCCTTGATGACATTGGCATCACTCTTCAAAACGAAGCAGCGATAGCCGCTTATGAGGCAAAAAGAGAGTCTTGGAAACCTAGGACCCTCCCAGCCAAAGGAGTCTGATTGAGCCAAATCACCATTCGCGGTGGCAAGCCACTAGTTGGTCGAATCGAGCTCAAAGGCGCGAAGAACCTAGTTACAAAAGCCATGGTGGCTGCGCTATTAGGTGAAACCCCATCAGTTCTCAAGGACGTCCCTTTTATCTCCGATGTTGAGGTGGTTGCAAGACTCCTTCAGCTCCACGGCGTATCGATTTCGCATGACCCGGTTACCGGTGACATGCAGCTTGATCCATCAAATGTTGAGCAGGCTCGCATGGTCGACATCGACGCTCATGCTGGATCATCACGAATCCCAATCCTGTTCTGCGGACCGCTGCTTCACCGTCTGGGCGAGGCTTTCATCCCCGGTCTTGGCGGCTGCGAGATCGGTGACCGCCCTGTTGATTTCCATTTCGATGTGCTCCGAAGCTTCGGTGCTGTCATCGAGAAGCTCCCAACCGGTACTCGACTTAGTGCACCAGACGGGCTTCGCGGTGCCAAGATTTCACTTCCATACCCATCGGTTGGTGCCACCGAGCAGGTGCTGCTATCAGCTTGCATCGCAGAGGGTAAGACTGAACTATCGGGCGCTGCGATTGAACCTGAGATCATCGACCTAATCAGCATCTTGCAAAAAATGGGTGCAATCATCTCAGTTGACACTGATCGAGTGATTCGCATCGAGGGAGTCAAGCGCCTTGAGGGATTCACTCACTCCGCGCTGTTCGATCGTAATGAGGCAGCCTCTTGGGCTGCCGCAGCACTTGCAACCGGCGGCGACATTTTCGTTGGTGGTGCTCGCCAGGTTGAGATGATGACCTTCTTGAACGTCTTCCGAAAGGTTGGTGGAGCGTTCGAGATTCACCCTGATGGCATTCGTTTCTATCACCCTGGCACCGAGCTGCAATCGGTGGTTATTGAGACAGACGTGCACCCGGGATTTATGACCGACTGGCAGCAGCCTCTCGTTGTTGCACTGACTCAAGCACAGGGTCTGTCGATTGTGCACGAGACCGTTTACGAAAATCGATTCGGATTCACCGAAGCGCTGCGTCAGATGGGTGCCCAAATTCAGATCTACAAGGAGTGCTTGGGCGGACACCCATGTCGCTTCGGACAGCGCAACTACAATCACTCGGCGGTAATCTCTGGACCGGTTGAACTTAAGGCCGCTGACATTCGAGTCCCAGACCTCCGCGGTGGCTTCTCGCACGTGGTTGCGGCTTTGGCTGCAAAGGGCACATCGAAGGTCACCAACGTTCAGCTGATCTCACGCGGTTACGAGCACTTCATCGAAAAGCTCGAATCCCTCGGCGCAGACTTCGAGTTCGAGGCCTAATCGTGGCTGAGGTTCGAGTCCCCAAGGTTCCAAAGCGTGAAAAGACCTGGGCTTTCAGAATTGTGGCCTCGATTCTGGCTCCGCTTGTTCGACTTCTATTCAATGTCAAAACCACAGGCCTCGAGAATCTGCCCAAAGGCGGATACATCCTGGTTGGAAACCACCTCTCCTACCTAGATCCCATGGCTTTCGCCTATTCGGTCTACTTTCATATGAAACGAGCCCCGCACTACCTCGCCAAGGAGGGACTGTTCCGAGTTCCAGTGCTGGGATGGATCCTGCCAAAGGTGGGGCAGATACCTGTCTATCGTTCAGGTCGCGGCAACGAAGAGCCGATGCGAGCTGCCAAAGAGCTTCTCAAGGCTGGCCAGGTTGTCGTGATTTTCCCTGAGGGAACTCTGACTAGAGACCCTGACCTGTGGCCGATGCGCGGTAAGTCAGGGGCGGTCAGACTGGCAGTTGAACTTGGCTTGCCGATTGTTCCGGCTGCCCACTGGGGTGTTGAGAAGGTGCTGGCCAATTACACCAAGAAGTTCAAGCCCAACCCTCTTCACATGGTTAGGGTCAAGATTGGTAAGCCCATTCGTTTTGATCACCTAAACGCTGAAACTATGACCACCGAACAGCTTTCCAAGGCAACGGCACAGGTGATGCACGAGGTGGCAGCAATCGTGGGTGAACTTCGTGGCGAGACGCCACCGAAGGAGCTTTGGGACCCAACGCAAAAGGGTCAGACCGAGATCGGCAACTTTAGGAAAAAGAAGTGAGCCGAATCGTTGTCCTCGGCGCAGGTAGCTGGGGAACCACGATTGCCAAGGTGATCGCCGACGGTGGCACTGAGGTGACGCTATGGTCTCGCCGTGAGGACCTAGCCGCTGAGATTAACCACTCTCATCGAAACGGTGACTACCTACCAGGCATCAACCTCCCAGAGAAACTCGTTGCAACCAGCGACATTGAGTCAGCGCTTTCGGAGGCAGAGCAGATCTATTTGGCTGTCCCAGCGCAGAGCCTGCGAGAAAACCTAGCGAACTGGGCTGCCTTGATTCCCAAAGACGCCATCGTCATCAGCTTGATGAAGGGTGTTGAGCAGGGCACCGGGCTTCGAATGAGTGAGGTCATCGAGCAGGTCACTTCATTGCCAAAGACCAGAATTGCGGTTATCTCAGGACCAAACCTTGCCCTTGAGATTGCCAAGGGAGAGCCGGCCGCGGCGGTGTGCGCATGTGCCGATGCAGAGCGTGCCGCGAGTGTTGCGCAGGTTTGCAGTTCCGACTACTTCACGGTTTTCACCAACACCGATGTCATTGGCACTGAACTCGGTGGTGTCTTGAAGAACCTAATCGCCGTTGCCATTGGAATCGTAAGCGGTCTTGGCTATGGGCAAAACACGAAGGCCTCAATCATGACCAGGGGTCTGGCGGAAATTACTAAGTTCGCTGTTGTTCACGGCGCCAAGCGCAAGACCTTGTTTGGCTTGGCAGGACTTGGTGATCTGATTGCCACCAGCGAGTCTTCGCTCTCTCGCAACTTTCGCGCTGGAGAGATGCTGGGTCAGGGTTTTTCCAAGGGTGAGGTGGTCAGGAAACTGCAACAGACCGCAGAGGGCCTAACCTCGGTGGCTCCAGTTTTAGAGTTGGCACTTCAACACGGCATTGAGATGCCGATTGTTACTCAGGTTGCGGATGTGCTGGAGGGTCGGATGAAGCCAAGTGAGTTTGGTCGACAGCTCAACCTGCAAGATGCCGTGGAGGTGGAGTGATGAAAACCATCGGACTTCTATACGGGGGAGCCTCTACTGAGCACTCGGTCTCCTGTGTCACTGCACTCGGGGTCTACTCTGCGATCGATAGGGCTAAGTACCGCGTAATTCCAATTGGAATCACCCAATCGGGTCGGTTTGTCCATCACCCAATTGACCCAAATTGGAAATTGGCTGACCTGCCAACTGTGCCGGAAGATGCTCCCTCAATAGCCCTGACGCCTGGGTCAAGGGTGGTCACTGTCGGCGGCAACGATGTTGAGCTTGACCTAGTTTTCCCGCTGCTTCATGGACCAAACGGTGAGGACGGGTCGGTTCAAGGTTTGATTCAGTTACTGGGTCTTCCATACGTCGGCAACGGTGTTCTGGCCTCTGCTTTGGCGATGGAGAAGTCCAAGGCCAAGGGTGTGTTCCGGGATGCTGGCCTAGCCGTTGCACCTGAAATAGTTATTGAGCGCACCAACTACTCACTTGATCCTGACCGTGAGCTTCTGAGGGCGCAACAGTTCATGCAGGGCGATGTCTTTGTGAAGCCCTCTCGCTCGGGCTCCTCGGTTGGAGTCACTTTGGTAAAAGAACAGAGCGAACTGAAGGCTGCCATTGAGCTTGCTCTTTCGCTTGATCAAACTGCGCTGGTGGAACAGCGAATTTACGGCCGTGAGGTTGAATGCGCCGTATTGGAGGAGCCAAGCGGTGAGCTTCGACTATCGCTAGCGGGAGAGATTGTTGTCACCGGTCGCGAGTTCTATGACTTTGAAGCTAAATATCTCGACGGCGGTGCGGATCTCTTGGTGCCTACCAACCTGAGTTCTGAACAGCTAGCTCAAATGCACCAGCTCGCTATCAAGGCCTTCAGGGCTCTTGGTTGTTCAGGTTTAGCGAGAACTGACTTCTTCCTTACCGATTCCGGCTTTGTCCTAACCGAGGTCAACACAATGCCTGGATTCACGCCCATCTCGATGTATCCATCGCTGTTTGCCGCAACCGGAGTCAGCTACGGCGAATTGGTCGAAACCTTGATTGCAACCGGTTTGGCCCGCGGAACCGATCCGCGCTAACCCTGGATGTTGCTGCAGGCCTTGGTTGCAGGAATCTGCGACACCGCTTGCGATAACCCCTCTAGAGCGCTCACTCCGCTGGCGAGTGTTGAGTCAACGATGACCTCGACTGCTGGGAATCGGGCGTAGCTAATGAATCTGTACGTCGGTGCCTCTGAGTCATCGACCAGCCAGTCGACCTCGCCGGCCGTGACACACGGCAGGGTCGATACCTCGACACCCTCCAAACCACAGCGCATTAGAACTGCAGTTGGTTCACCCCAGGCAGCTGTGGCCTGGGAGTTGGTCTCGCGTTTTTCAAGCTCTCCGAGCGTGTCCGGTACGCGCACAGAAACCTCGGCGCAGAGCGGGTTGTTGGCATCTTCCGCGGCTTGGAGATTAACCACCGGAGCGCAACCAGCTAGCAGCAGAACCGGGATAATGAACAATTTTCGCATCGGTTACAGGCTAGCGTTATCGGGTGAGTGTTTCTGACCCAACGATCTTTGAACTCGGTGAGAGTGAGGCGCTTAGGCGCGCCATTTCACACTTCAAGCCCGGTTCCCACACCCTGGTCCCATCAGGCGATGATGCTGCGGTGATTCGGTCTGAGGGTAAATATGTTGTAACCACTGACACCATGGTGCAGGGACGGGACTTTCGTCTGGATCTCTCATCCGCCAGGCAGCTCGGGATGAAAGCGGTAGCTACGAACCTTGCCGACGTTGTTGCTATGGGAGCA
The genomic region above belongs to Aquiluna sp. KACHI24 and contains:
- a CDS encoding DUF3515 domain-containing protein, with product MRKLFIIPVLLLAGCAPVVNLQAAEDANNPLCAEVSVRVPDTLGELEKRETNSQATAAWGEPTAVLMRCGLEGVEVSTLPCVTAGEVDWLVDDSEAPTYRFISYARFPAVEVIVDSTLASGVSALEGLSQAVSQIPATKACSNIQG
- the murA gene encoding UDP-N-acetylglucosamine 1-carboxyvinyltransferase produces the protein MSQITIRGGKPLVGRIELKGAKNLVTKAMVAALLGETPSVLKDVPFISDVEVVARLLQLHGVSISHDPVTGDMQLDPSNVEQARMVDIDAHAGSSRIPILFCGPLLHRLGEAFIPGLGGCEIGDRPVDFHFDVLRSFGAVIEKLPTGTRLSAPDGLRGAKISLPYPSVGATEQVLLSACIAEGKTELSGAAIEPEIIDLISILQKMGAIISVDTDRVIRIEGVKRLEGFTHSALFDRNEAASWAAAALATGGDIFVGGARQVEMMTFLNVFRKVGGAFEIHPDGIRFYHPGTELQSVVIETDVHPGFMTDWQQPLVVALTQAQGLSIVHETVYENRFGFTEALRQMGAQIQIYKECLGGHPCRFGQRNYNHSAVISGPVELKAADIRVPDLRGGFSHVVAALAAKGTSKVTNVQLISRGYEHFIEKLESLGADFEFEA
- a CDS encoding D-alanine--D-alanine ligase family protein, with product MKTIGLLYGGASTEHSVSCVTALGVYSAIDRAKYRVIPIGITQSGRFVHHPIDPNWKLADLPTVPEDAPSIALTPGSRVVTVGGNDVELDLVFPLLHGPNGEDGSVQGLIQLLGLPYVGNGVLASALAMEKSKAKGVFRDAGLAVAPEIVIERTNYSLDPDRELLRAQQFMQGDVFVKPSRSGSSVGVTLVKEQSELKAAIELALSLDQTALVEQRIYGREVECAVLEEPSGELRLSLAGEIVVTGREFYDFEAKYLDGGADLLVPTNLSSEQLAQMHQLAIKAFRALGCSGLARTDFFLTDSGFVLTEVNTMPGFTPISMYPSLFAATGVSYGELVETLIATGLARGTDPR
- the leuC gene encoding 3-isopropylmalate dehydratase large subunit — protein: MTPKPLTLAEKLWNDHLVVKGENGAPDLLYIDLHLIHEVTSPQAFDGLRLAGRDIRRKDLTIATEDHNTPTLDIHLPIAEPTSRAQVQALRDNTKEFGVRIHSLGDKNQGIVHVVGPQLGLTMPGLTIVCGDSHTSTHGAFGSLAMGIGTSEVEHVLATQTLPLKPFKTMAINVEGTLRPGVSAKDIILAVIAKISTGGGQGYVLEYRGSAIRSLSMEGRMTICNMSIEAGARAGMVAPDEITFEYLKGRPHAPEGEDWDKAVEYWKTLKTDEGAVFDAEVFIDANTLDPFVTWGTNPGQGVSLLDTVPNPSEIEDPNERAAAERALEYMNLQPGTKMKDIAVNTVFLGSCTNARIEDLRAAAEIIKGRKKADGVRMMVVPGSQKVRLQAEEEGLDKVFKEFGAEWRFAGCSMCLGMNPDQLAPGERAASTSNRNFEGRQGKGARTHLVSPVVAAATAVRGTLSAPADLEN
- a CDS encoding lysophospholipid acyltransferase family protein, coding for MAEVRVPKVPKREKTWAFRIVASILAPLVRLLFNVKTTGLENLPKGGYILVGNHLSYLDPMAFAYSVYFHMKRAPHYLAKEGLFRVPVLGWILPKVGQIPVYRSGRGNEEPMRAAKELLKAGQVVVIFPEGTLTRDPDLWPMRGKSGAVRLAVELGLPIVPAAHWGVEKVLANYTKKFKPNPLHMVRVKIGKPIRFDHLNAETMTTEQLSKATAQVMHEVAAIVGELRGETPPKELWDPTQKGQTEIGNFRKKK
- the leuD gene encoding 3-isopropylmalate dehydratase small subunit; amino-acid sequence: MEKISTFEGVAAPLKRSNVDTDQIIPAVYLKRITKTGFEDGLFANWRQQDPEFVLNQPTYQNAQILIAGPDFGTGSSREHAVWALRDFGFKAVFSSKFADIFRGNSGKQGLVTGVITDEETEAIWSVLESNPGISAKVDLPAQTLSVGEITVKFDIDEYTKWRLMEGLDDIGITLQNEAAIAAYEAKRESWKPRTLPAKGV
- a CDS encoding NAD(P)H-dependent glycerol-3-phosphate dehydrogenase; translation: MSRIVVLGAGSWGTTIAKVIADGGTEVTLWSRREDLAAEINHSHRNGDYLPGINLPEKLVATSDIESALSEAEQIYLAVPAQSLRENLANWAALIPKDAIVISLMKGVEQGTGLRMSEVIEQVTSLPKTRIAVISGPNLALEIAKGEPAAAVCACADAERAASVAQVCSSDYFTVFTNTDVIGTELGGVLKNLIAVAIGIVSGLGYGQNTKASIMTRGLAEITKFAVVHGAKRKTLFGLAGLGDLIATSESSLSRNFRAGEMLGQGFSKGEVVRKLQQTAEGLTSVAPVLELALQHGIEMPIVTQVADVLEGRMKPSEFGRQLNLQDAVEVE